AGACGCTGGAAATTATAGTAAAAAATGTATACTCTCATTGGTCAACACCAAAGGCAAAAAGTATCCGGAATTACCTTAAAAACTGATAAGAATGAAAAGCTTCCCAGAAGAGATGGCTTCTTCGAAGTCATTCGTCTTTCCGGTGACATTTCCTTGCACAAATGTTGAGCTATTTCTTTCAGTAGTACCACTTGAGCTTTGTCGGTACGCATAGAAATAATTGCCTGCCTCATTGATTCTCTGTCTGCCTCAAGTGCCTGAAGCCTCATGTAGAGCTTCTTAATATCAGGATCAGCACAATCAGCCTGATTCAAGGACATTGGAGTGGTTACATAATCTTCAGAAAACTCAACTCCAGCTTTAGTAAAACCATTATTTGGTGCTCCATTATGGATCGAGTCAATGGTATAAACTCTGTCACTCATGTTGTCATCTGCAATTTCAGATGCATTAtctaactttctcaaattagAGTAATCCTCTATCTGTGAGACATCCTCTGATTTATTGAAACTGCTAATGGGCCTTAGATATTCTGCCGAAAAATCATTGGAAAATTTCCTGGAGTGTCTTGACAGCCTAGGAGAGTAACCAACTACCACCTTTTCTAGAATGCTCTTCGAACCAGAGGAATCCCCATCCAGCCGACTGTTGCTGGGACTTCTCTCCATCTGGTAGATTCTATTTTCCAAATTCTTCAACTGGTCTTTAGCGCGAGGGGTCTCACCAAATGCATATTTGTCGACATCTTCAACATCATTATCTTCCTCCAAAGGAGCTTGGGTCTCGTTTAGGTTGCATTTCAAAGGTGGGTATTCATACATGGGGAGTTCAATTTGGGCATCAAACTCCACCATGCTTGGATTATGGCTATGTCcacccctctccctctccaccTCATCCTCCGAGAACCCATAACTCATCAGCCTATGCTTATAAGCCTGCACTTCACAAGTAAACGACTGAATGGCCTGCTCTCTCTTATACAACAAATCTTCCATTGCCACAAGCTCCTGCAGGTCATGTGCCATTTTCTCCTCAGCAAAACGCTTGAATTGTCGGGCCTCCATTTGGATCTCTGCCTTCTCCCTTTGCAACCTCAATATCATTGACATGGCCTCATTTGCAGCTGATGAGGACGCattcctctcttcctccaattccGTATGCAAATCCTGAATTGTTCCTTGTTGGCTACTAACCATCTCACGAAGCATAGCACATTCGTTCTCAATTTGAACCCGTGCATTTGAAAAGAAATCGAAGCCTGGAATGGAGAATCTGTCACCATCCTCAAACTCGTCACGCTTTCGTTTTACAGACCGAAGCCAATCCCGTGAAGAACTACTGATCAACGAGCAGCTACACCCACAATTACAGCATTTGACCAAATCTCTCGAAGAAGATGCTTCCAAATCCATAAACCAATTCGCATTCAACCTCAAataaattccaaataaaatCGCAACAATCGATCGGAATATTACAATATATCAAGAAactaaaagatagaaaaaaaaattatttttgtggtcTCAAATCCTCCCTATCGAATTTAAATCCTCCGTAGCTattcctcctcttcttcaccCCAACCGCCCGCTTTTGTTCCTCTCGACCAacaaattcacatgaaaaactcctgaaaaaagaaagaacacaaAAATATGAAAGCCGAACGATTGAAGACTTCCAAAGGCTCTGCTTCCTTCGaccaaaaatatttgagaatttacACGGGAAAGTATACCTGTATTCAAGGAATTAAAAAACGTCTTATTTCACGAAAGTAATCGACGAGGCATGATAAATTTCACCCAAGTCGcagggaaaacaaaaaaaaaaaaagaaaatacaagcaTTCCATAGAAAGCCACTTTCCGCTAACAAGTTTCCGAATTAAACCAACAGAGGCCGGCAGAAAGAAATGCAGAGGGGGAATACCTTTAAACGGCTTGAAGAACCAAAGCAGAGGAATTCGTCGTCGTCAAGAGCTGAAAATGGAGGGTGAATTGTTTTTACCGGGAAAAtatctttcttaaaaaatggaTCCGGTGAAGACGTATCAGCAAAACAGCCAAACAAACAAACGCCTGGAGAGATTTTCCCCCGCTTTCTtaggaaacaaaagaaaacacgaGGGAAAACACCGAGAAGGAAAGATGTTTGGAGGAGGGAAGGAAATTCGAAGAGGAGAGAGAATTTGAaccctagatttttttttttttttttttttccttgttaccttaattggatttgttttgttttattcgcTACGTTATTTCTCGATTTTCGTGATCTTCTCGATATGCCGGGGGGTGGGGAGAGAGAGGACTCAGAGGAGGGAGGAGTCAGAGAAAGAGggaaggagggagagggagCGATTGACGGTTGTGATGTGTGTAATAATGATCTGGTGGATGAAAAATCGTCGGAGCCTACAACGAATAACAGcgtgtttttactttttctttttcccttctggcttttgtttttgcttttttggagttttttgttGTGAACAGGTAGATAAGGAACCGAGGCAACTGGTCCCTACACCAATAGAACTATTCCacctaattttatatttttgaccaCTTTTGCTCTTCTCTATTTTGGTTCTCTCTGCTATTataatattgtatt
This genomic interval from Juglans regia cultivar Chandler chromosome 3, Walnut 2.0, whole genome shotgun sequence contains the following:
- the LOC109011897 gene encoding myosin-binding protein 7-like gives rise to the protein MDLEASSSRDLVKCCNCGCSCSLISSSSRDWLRSVKRKRDEFEDGDRFSIPGFDFFSNARVQIENECAMLREMVSSQQGTIQDLHTELEEERNASSSAANEAMSMILRLQREKAEIQMEARQFKRFAEEKMAHDLQELVAMEDLLYKREQAIQSFTCEVQAYKHRLMSYGFSEDEVERERGGHSHNPSMVEFDAQIELPMYEYPPLKCNLNETQAPLEEDNDVEDVDKYAFGETPRAKDQLKNLENRIYQMERSPSNSRLDGDSSGSKSILEKVVVGYSPRLSRHSRKFSNDFSAEYLRPISSFNKSEDVSQIEDYSNLRKLDNASEIADDNMSDRVYTIDSIHNGAPNNGFTKAGVEFSEDYVTTPMSLNQADCADPDIKKLYMRLQALEADRESMRQAIISMRTDKAQVVLLKEIAQHLCKEMSPERRMTSKKPSLLGSFSFLSVFKWIVSFVFWKKRSRRSKYMGRLSSSSVGLLMLLDKAPRVRPWRCLTSTQV